From the genome of Chanos chanos chromosome 5, fChaCha1.1, whole genome shotgun sequence, one region includes:
- the extl2 gene encoding exostosin-like 2: MRVCLRGCRVRSLRWAHIIIASLLLLLLVGAALTSLLPPAEDRALTGIFRRGASTSVPPTSVGRHESFTVVMQTYNRTDVLLKLLNHYQAVPHLQRVIIVWNNIGKQPPRQLWQSLGPHPVPVIFKEQSVNRMRNRLQPFPEIETDAVLMLDDDTLVSVPDISFAFSVWKQFPEQIVGFVPRTHVTTASGIYSYGSFELQNPDTGAGDKYSMVLVGAAFFHRRFLQLFQEQPVEVHTLLDETQNCDDIAMNFVVAQELARNSRALLSSGLFVRPVDLRNLERDASSGYLGMWHRAEHLLQRSYCLNKLAQIYGVMPLRYSNLMLSQFGFPSYANHKSHV; encoded by the exons ATGAG GGTCTGTCTCCGCGGCTGCAGGGTGCGCAGCCTTCGCTGGGCACACATCATTATCGCTTCGTTGCTCCTGCTGCTTCTCGTCGGGGCAGCTCTGACCTCTTTACTGCCTCCTGCTGAAGACCGTGCTTTGACCGGTATCTTCCGCCGCGGCGCCAGCACTTCAGTACCACCGACTTCTGTAGGCCGTCATGAGTCCTTCACAGTCGTCATGCAAACATATAACCGAACTGACGTTCTTCTAAAACTTCTCAATCATTACCAAGCCGTACCTCATTTGCAGCGGGTCATTATCGTGTGGAACAATATAGGAAAACAACCGCCAAGGCAGCTCTGGCAATCCCTCGGCCCTCACCCTGTTCCTGTAATCTTCAAAGAGCAAAGTGTTAACCGAATGCGTAACCGACTACAGCCGTTTCCTGAGATTGAAACAGATG CTGTGTTGATGTTGGACGATGACACACTGGTCAGTGTTCCTGACATTAGCTTTGCCTTCTCTGTCTGGAAG CAATTCCCGGAGCAGATAGTGGGTTTTGTTCCACGGACACACGTGACCACGGCCTCTGGCATTTACAGTTATGGCAGCTTTGAGCTCCAGAACCCAGACACAGGCGCGGGGGATAA GTACTCCATGGTCCTGGTGGGTGCTGCTTTCTTTCACCGGCGTTTCTTGCAGCTCTTCCAGGAGCAGCCTGTTGAAGTGCATACCCTACTGGATGAGACGCAAAACTGCGATGACATTGCAATGAACTTTGTGGTGGCTCAGGAGCTAGCACGAAACAGCAGAGCCCTGCTGTCCTCAGGATTGTTTGTGAGGCCTGTAGACCTTAGAAATCTGGAGCGAGACGCCAGCAGTGGGTATCTGGGCATGTGGCATCGTGCAGAACACCTTCTCCAGCGTTCGTACTGCTTAAACAAACTGGCACAGATCTATGGGGTTATGCCTTTGCGCTACTCAAACCTAATGCTCTCCCAGTTTGGCTTTCCCAGCTATGCCAACCACAAGAGCCACGTTTGA
- the zgc:110366 gene encoding uncharacterized oxidoreductase ZK1290.5 isoform X1: protein MQSSPTVPLSNGLQIPILGLGTSHHGGYSNEAVLYALRECGIRHIDTAKRYGCEEALGKAVAESSVPRQDLWLTTKLWPGDYGYQSTKEAFRASCVRLGVEYLDLYLMHWPDCTVQGRSNREVRAETWRAMEDLYDEGLCQAIGVSNFLVPHLEELKEDCGVVPHVNQVEYHPFQQPRVLMDYCCKEGITFEGYCPLAKGQALIHPTILQIANKYGRTASQICIRWSIQNGVITIPKSTKPERILENCQVFGFQLDDTAMTALSALHDGRHVSWDPTHVE from the exons ATGCAATCGTCTCCAACTGTCCCTCTTTCCAATGGCTTGCAAATTCCAATACTTGGACTTG GTACATCACACCATGGTGGCTACTCCAATGAGGCAGTGCTCTACGCTCTGCGAGAGTGTGGTATCAGACATATAGACACGGCAAAGCGGTATGGCTGTGAGGAGGCTTTGGGCAAGGCTGTAGCAGAGAGCAGTGTGCCACGACAGGACCTCTGGCTCACCACCAAACTTTGGCCTGGAGACTATGGCTATCAGAGCACTAAAGAGGCCTTCCGGGCGTCCTGTGTCAGACTCGGTGTGGAATACTTGG ACCTGTATCTGATGCACTGGCCAGACTGCACAGTTCAGGGTCGGTCCAATAGGGAGGTTCGGGCAGAGACATGGAGGGCCATGGAGGACCTGTATGATGAAG GGTTGTGTCAAGCAATCGGAGTCAGCAACTTTCTGGTTCCACATCTGGAGGAGTTGAAGGAGGACTGTGGAGTAGTCCCTCATGTTAATCAG GTGGAGTATCATCCCTTCCAGCAGCCCCGGGTGCTGATGGACTACTGTTGTAAGGAGGGCATTACCTTTGAGGGTTACTGTCCCCTTGCCAAAGGCCAAGCCTTAATCCATCCCACCATCCTCCAGATAGCCAACAAGTACGGACGTACAGCCTCCCAGATCTGCATTCGCTGGAGTATTCAG AATGGAGTTATTACAATCCCAAAGTCCACCAAACCAGAAAGGATTCTCGAAAACTGTCAG GTGTTTGGGTTCCAACTGGATGACACAGCCATGACAGCGCTGAGTGCATTGCATGATGGGAGACATGTGTCCTGGGACCCAACACATGT